One genomic window of Chelonoidis abingdonii isolate Lonesome George chromosome 5, CheloAbing_2.0, whole genome shotgun sequence includes the following:
- the LOC142046916 gene encoding phospholipid-transporting ATPase VD-like, whose product MADPIRWARYRWQRLVSAEGRDGSSNSSSCDKCYQSSKMPSKHRIVIPCLGHFKEEYEKVSKLYMNNRIRTTKYTLFNFIPRNLFEQFHRAANLYFLFLVFLNWVPLVEAFQKEITMLPLVVVLTIIAVKDGLEDYSKYKLDKQINNLLTKVYSRCPSTVAQKYIKVP is encoded by the exons ATGGCAGACCCCATCCGATGGGCCCGATATCGGTGGCAGCGTCTGGTATCTGCAGAAGGCAGGGATGGAAGTAGCAACAGCTCCTCATGTGACAAGTGTTATCAATCATCCAAAATGCCTAGCAAACATAGAATAGTTATACCATGTCTGGGACACTTCAAAGAAGAGTATGAAAAGGTATCAAAATTATATATGAACAACAGAATACGGACTACTAAATACACTTTATTCAACTTTATACCACGGAATTTATTTGAACAGTTTCACAG agctGCCAATTTATATTTCCTATTTTTAGTTTTCCTGAACTGGGTTCCACTGGTGGAAGCCTTCCAGAAAGAAATTACCATGTTACCTCTAGTAGTAGTTCTGACAATTATTGCAGTTAAAGATGGCCTTGAGGATTACTCAAAATACAAACTAGATAAGCAGATAAACAACCTGTTAACTAAAGTATATAGCAG ATGCCCCTCTACTGTGGCGCAGAAATACATTAAAGTGCCATAA